In one Candidatus Planktophila vernalis genomic region, the following are encoded:
- the lysA gene encoding diaminopimelate decarboxylase: MWSSHVKTGAELTISSIPATALAKEFGTPAFIMDEADFRERASAWNTALAYAFGSNTGTVYYAAKAFICVEVARWIKDIGIGIDVCTGGELAVALKGGIDPAKIEVHGNNKSLAEIEKAVSVGVGTIVIDSLYEIERVAAAATKHGVVQKVLLRLTPGIEAHTHESIATAHEDVKFGFSIASGAAWSAIAQVRTHASLELRGFHAHIGSQIFENDSFEISAQRLIELLAKYRDEYSTELPELDLGGGYGIAYLPGENSLDPASTMKDLAKVVTAQCAAHKLAIPRISIEPGRAIVGPTMFTLYEVGTVKDVTLENGAIRRYVSVDGGMSDNLRPALYDAQYFAALANRTSSAPKVSSRIVGKHCETGDIVIREIDLENDIVPGDLLATPATGAYGRSMATNYNHVPRPPVVAVKDGKARVILRRETEADLLGLDI, encoded by the coding sequence ATGTGGTCCTCTCACGTTAAGACTGGCGCAGAGTTAACAATCTCATCCATTCCAGCTACTGCCTTAGCCAAAGAATTTGGCACACCAGCATTCATCATGGATGAGGCCGATTTTAGAGAACGCGCAAGTGCATGGAATACGGCTCTTGCTTACGCTTTTGGAAGCAATACTGGAACTGTTTATTACGCAGCTAAAGCCTTTATATGCGTTGAAGTTGCCCGTTGGATTAAAGATATTGGTATCGGCATTGATGTCTGCACAGGTGGGGAGTTAGCAGTAGCTCTTAAGGGTGGAATTGATCCTGCAAAGATTGAAGTACATGGAAACAATAAATCTCTAGCTGAAATTGAAAAGGCTGTATCAGTCGGCGTTGGAACAATCGTTATCGATTCACTCTATGAAATAGAGCGTGTTGCCGCTGCTGCCACTAAGCATGGCGTTGTTCAAAAAGTCTTGCTTCGTTTAACCCCTGGAATTGAAGCCCACACCCATGAATCAATTGCCACAGCCCATGAAGATGTGAAGTTTGGTTTTTCAATTGCAAGTGGTGCTGCATGGAGTGCAATTGCCCAAGTTCGCACACATGCATCCCTAGAATTGCGCGGCTTCCATGCCCATATTGGTTCGCAGATTTTTGAAAATGATTCCTTTGAAATCAGCGCTCAGCGTCTTATTGAACTTCTAGCTAAGTACCGTGATGAATATTCGACCGAACTTCCTGAACTGGATTTAGGCGGGGGATATGGGATTGCTTATTTGCCTGGAGAGAACTCTTTAGATCCAGCATCAACGATGAAAGATTTAGCGAAAGTTGTTACTGCACAGTGCGCAGCCCACAAACTTGCTATCCCACGTATTTCAATTGAACCAGGCCGAGCAATTGTTGGTCCAACAATGTTCACACTCTATGAAGTTGGAACAGTTAAAGATGTCACGTTAGAAAACGGTGCAATTCGCCGCTATGTCTCTGTTGATGGTGGCATGAGCGATAATTTGCGCCCAGCTTTATACGATGCTCAATACTTTGCAGCGCTAGCTAATCGCACCAGCAGCGCCCCTAAGGTTTCTTCACGCATCGTCGGTAAGCACTGTGAAACGGGCGATATTGTGATTCGGGAAATTGATTTAGAAAATGACATTGTTCCTGGAGATTTATTGGCCACCCCAGCAACGGGTGCATATGGGCGCAGTATGGCAACTAATTACAATCACGTGCCACGGCCACCAGTAGTTGCAGTAAAAGATGGAAAAGCCCGCGTGATTCT